From a single Bryobacter aggregatus MPL3 genomic region:
- a CDS encoding alkaline phosphatase D family protein: MNRRSLLGSLLAPAFVRAEESRPQITHGVQSGDPDLDSALVWVRGDRPSRMCIEVATDEQFRKVIQRIRGPHVLESNDYTARHVLSGLPSGADLHYRVTLEDLRESRALSAPVAGHLRTASMTPRNLRFLWSGDMVGQGYGINPDRGGIQMFSQMLSRQPDFFLHSGDTIYADSPCPSEFKTPDGVLWKNLVTEAKSRVAETLTDFRGCYQYNLLDENVKRFNAQVTQVWQWDDHEVLNNWSPSKDLSKNNLYGEKSIALLASRAGQAFREYAPMRRNAVESERVYRKISYGPLLDVFLIDMRSYRAGNSYNRQETESDETTFLGAEQRAWLKRELKASRAAWKVIGSDMPIGLLVGDGKDAAGRPVFEAVANGPGPVLGRELEIADLLRYLKQEKIRNTVWLTADVHYTAAHHYHPSRASFQDFDPFWEFVSGPMNAGTGSPGTTDPSFGIDVVFSKGAEKGKSNASPAANLQFFGEVEIDARTKELTVTLRDVTGAGLFTQRLRNS, encoded by the coding sequence CGTCGCAGCTTGTTGGGGAGCCTGCTTGCTCCTGCGTTTGTGCGGGCAGAAGAGTCCCGGCCGCAGATCACACATGGCGTGCAGAGTGGAGATCCGGATCTTGATTCGGCCCTCGTATGGGTGCGCGGGGATCGGCCCAGCCGGATGTGCATCGAGGTGGCGACGGATGAGCAGTTCCGCAAGGTGATCCAGCGGATTCGCGGGCCGCATGTGCTGGAAAGCAACGATTACACCGCCCGGCACGTGCTGAGCGGTCTGCCCAGCGGAGCAGATCTTCACTATCGTGTGACGCTCGAAGACTTGCGCGAGAGCCGGGCTTTGAGTGCGCCTGTTGCCGGTCATTTGCGTACGGCCTCGATGACGCCGCGCAATCTCCGCTTTCTTTGGAGTGGCGATATGGTGGGGCAGGGCTACGGTATCAATCCCGATCGAGGCGGCATCCAGATGTTCAGCCAGATGCTCTCCCGGCAACCGGATTTCTTTCTCCACTCGGGAGATACAATCTATGCCGATTCGCCTTGTCCCTCGGAGTTTAAGACCCCCGACGGCGTGCTTTGGAAGAATCTTGTCACCGAAGCGAAGAGTAGAGTGGCAGAGACGCTCACCGACTTTCGGGGCTGCTACCAATACAACCTGCTCGATGAAAACGTGAAGCGTTTCAATGCGCAGGTGACGCAGGTTTGGCAGTGGGATGACCACGAGGTGCTGAACAACTGGTCGCCGTCGAAGGATCTCAGTAAGAACAACCTCTACGGAGAGAAAAGCATCGCGTTGCTGGCCTCCCGCGCCGGACAAGCCTTTCGTGAGTATGCGCCAATGCGGCGCAATGCTGTTGAAAGCGAGCGGGTGTATCGCAAGATCAGCTACGGCCCGTTGCTCGATGTCTTTCTCATTGATATGCGAAGCTATCGTGCTGGAAACAGCTACAACCGGCAAGAGACGGAAAGTGATGAGACCACTTTTCTGGGTGCGGAACAACGCGCCTGGTTGAAGCGGGAACTGAAAGCTTCGAGAGCCGCATGGAAGGTGATTGGCAGCGATATGCCGATCGGTCTGCTGGTTGGCGATGGCAAAGACGCGGCGGGGCGTCCGGTTTTTGAAGCGGTGGCAAACGGTCCGGGCCCCGTGCTGGGACGGGAGTTGGAGATTGCGGACTTGCTGCGTTATCTCAAGCAGGAGAAGATTCGCAATACGGTTTGGCTGACGGCTGACGTGCATTACACGGCAGCGCATCACTATCATCCGTCACGCGCCAGTTTCCAGGACTTTGATCCATTCTGGGAGTTTGTCAGTGGGCCGATGAATGCCGGGACGGGGAGTCCCGGTACTACTGATCCTAGTTTTGGGATTGACGTTGTATTCTCAAAAGGTGCGGAGAAGGGTAAATCGAATGCATCTCCGGCAGCAAATTTACAGTTCTTTGGTGAAGTTGAGATTGATGCGCGCACGAAAGAACTCACTGTGACGCTACGGGATGTTACGGGAGCTGGCCTATTCACGCAGCGCCTTAGAAATAGCTAA